In the genome of uncultured Sphaerochaeta sp., the window GAATGATGCCATCCTCAAGCGAGGCTCGTTCCGTGTGCGGGGTGATGTGATCGAAATCTGCCCCTCATACCTGGAGAACGCGGTGCGCATCTCCATCGACTGGGATGAGATTGCTTCCATCCAGTGGTTCGACCCGGTATCGGGGGAGAAGCAGGAGATGGTGGACAGCTACACCCTCTATCCGGCCAAGCAGTTTGTAATGCCGCAGGAACAGGTGAAAGCTGCCATCTCAAGAATCCGCAGTGAGATGGAGGACCAGGTGGAGTTCTTCACCAGCTCGGGGAAGCCGCTTGAGGCCGAACGCATCAAGACACGGGTTGAATACGATCTGGAGATGCTCGAGGAGATCGGGTACTGCTCGGGTATTGAGAACTACTCCCGTCCGCTCTCTGACCGGAAGGCCGGTGAGCGACCGGCAGTCCTGCTTGACTATTTCCCCCCTGACTTTGTGACCTTCATCGACGAGAGCCATGTCACGCTTCCCCAGGTGGGGGCAATGTATGAGGGGGACCGCAGCAGAAAGCTCAACCTCGTCAACTATGGATTCCGTCTCCCGTCGGCTTTGGACAACCGCCCGCTGAAGGCCTCTGAGTTTGAGCAGGTGGTGAAGCAGCGTGTCTTTGTCTCGGCAACACCCGGAAAGATTGAACTGGAAAAGAGTGCCAGGGTGGTCGAGCAGGTGATCAGGCCCACCGGCTTGCTTGATCCGGAAATTGATGTTCGTCCCACCGAAGGTCAGATGGAAGACCTCTATGGTGAGATCCGCAAGGTTATCGCCAAGAAGCAGCGCATACTGGTTACCACGCTCACCAAGAAGATGAGCGAGGATCTTACCGATTATTTTGCATCGTTGGGATTGAAGGTACGTTACCTGCACTCTGAGATTGAGACCATCGAACGGGTTGAGTTGCTTCGTGACCTCCGCCTTGGTGTGTTCGATGTCTTGGTAGGCATCAATCTCCTCAGGGAAGGCTTGGATCTTCCGGAGGTGTCCCTCATCGCCATTCTTGATGCGGATAAGATTGGGTTCCTGCGTTCCGCCACTTCATTGGTTCAGATTATCGGCAGAGCTGCCAGAAACTCGGAAGGCCGGGTCATCATGTATGCCGACCGAATGAGTTATGCCATGGAAGAGGCAATCGGCGAGACCAATCGAAGGCGTGCCATCCAGACTGCCTACAACGAAGAACACGGCATCACCCCGACTACGATTGTCAAGGCGGTGCAGGATATCATTGAGCGGGAGCGGGAGGAGACCAAGGAGATCCAGAAACAGGACCTCACCATCCTCAAAGGCGGGTTCAATCTGCTCAATGCCAACGACCGCAAGAAGTATATCAAGGCTTTGGAGAAAGAGATGCTCGAGGCTGCGAAGAATCTTGAGTTCGAACGTGCGGCAATCATACGTGATGAGATGCAGGCCGTCCGTGATGGGCATTACATCAGCTAATAGTCGAGCACCAGTGACATGGCTCCCCCAGTAATGGTGGGATGCTGGTAGAACACCGGGTTTTCTCCTTCGGTGGGGATCTTTTGGTGTTCACAGACGAAGTGGTAGAGCTTGTCCAGATCCAGATACTCTTTGCGCGTAACCAACAGTTGTTGTTGCTCATCCCAACCCAAGCCTTCCAGAAGTGCTTGGGTGAAGTATCCGTGGATGGGTGAGCCGTAGTGGGGTTCCTTGCTGGTATTGTCCCTTGTCGTGGCAGCCATCACAAAGAACGGTGCTTCTCTCTCTTGTTTGCTGAAATAGGCGGCATACAGTTTGTACAGAAAATCCGGATTCTCGGGGATGGCAGATAGTGATGCATCACTTTCTGTGATAAACGCCCCTGCATAACAGCTGTCGATGAGAAGCAGAACCTTGCCTCTTGCTTGTCCAAGCAAGGCTGAAAGCTCCTGTACGGAAAGCAGTACGCTCTCATCCAGTTCTCCTGTGTCGGTAAAGATCTTCCCATCATCATAGGAAGGAGCGAGCACCCAACTGCCGTCGGTGTGGCCATGTCCGCTGTAGGTGACAATGAGCAGGTCGTCCTGATTCATGTCTTCAACCAAGGCCTCAAGTGCAGAGAGAACGCGCTCCTTGGTGGGCAGGCTGGGGTTGGTTGTCTTGTCATAGCCTATGCTTCCATCAGAACAAACAAGCCCTTCCTGAAGCAACATGCTACTGGTGAAGGAGCGCTCGGTATACAGAGAACTGAAGGCTTTCCGTTGTTCCCTTGCATCGTTCAGGGTTCCTCTCAGAACCCGTACATCAGTTCCTGCATAGCTTAGGCCGATGCCCAGATGAAACACCTTTCCCCGCGTAGGAGATGGGTAGCAAAGCTCGCAACCGAGCATGAGGATGAGATACAGAAAAAGCAGTGCATAACGATACATGCCCAGAAAGAGAGCCCAAGCCGAGTTTTGCTTCAGAACCGGAAGAGGATCATATCCATTGCCCCGCCGTTGGTCATGGGGTGCTGGACATTGGTGCGTGGCCAGAAGAGAGTCGAGCGGATGGGATAGGTCTGATGGTCCTTGATGTAGGAGTAGAGGGAGTCGACAGTGAGGACAGAGCCCTTGAGGGCACGTGGCTGAGAAACAGCATCTACAGTGGTTGGATTGGCTGAGATGGTAGGGTGGGGATCGGGCCAGCCAAGGCCTTCCAGTAGTGTAAGCGTAAAGTCACCATGCTTATGTCCAGCAACAGAGATTTCCCAAGACTCCGTGTCTGCTGCGGCGGTGAGCAGGAAGATGTCAGGTATCGTATAGTCCTCACTCGACCAGTACTGGTTGAACCAGTCATTGATGCTGTTCTCGTAGACAAGCGAGAGGCTGGAGGAGCTTTCGGGAATTGGAATACCACTGTAACAGGAGTCCAGGATTACCAGCTTCTTGCCCTTCACCGCGGAGAGGCGGGTGAGCAGCGTGGTCGTCAGGTAGGTATATGCCGTATCACCAGAGTTCATTGGCGCAAGGGCGATGGACCCATCGGCTCCCCCGTGCCCTGAATAGGTGAAGAGGATCAGGTCCTCATCCTTGGTGATGGTCGCCAGTTGGGCTATGGCATTTTCGATATTGGTGATGGAAGGGTAGTCTGAAATAGGGGTTCCCCCGATATCGTGAGTTGTGGAGGAAGAGTCGTACCCTGCTCCTTCTTGGAGGAACTTGTAACCGTGGAACGCTCGATCGGCCTTGGATGTGACTGCGGTAAGCGCAAAGAACAGTTCCTCGGCATCAGGAATTGTTCCTGCAAGATCACTCTGTGAACTGTTTTCGTAATCCAGTGCGACCATGATGGCATACACATCCCCCTCCATCGGCTTCTCCCAAAAGAGCTCACAGGAGGAGAAGACCAGCGTAAGAATGAGAAGCAGCAGGATGAGTTTGGGTAGGTGTCTACTCATTGCTGCTCTCCTTGCTTGGGTTTGGGGAAGTACTGGTAGTGGAACCCCACTCCGGCTTGGATTGCCGTTATCTCTTTGCGTAGATGGAGAGAGAGGGGAAGGGTGAAGAAGAGCTGGTAGTCACCTTTCTCCATGAACAGGAACTGTGGGCCGATCTGGAAGCTGAAGGAGGCGAAAACTTCTTCAATGGACTTGTAGATGTTTATCTCTGTACCTATCTGTGAGGTAATGCTGAACGTCGGAGTGATGTTCCAGCCACCTTTGGCTTGCAGTCCGATGGTCGTGAATCCACGGGCACGATACGAGCCGAAGGGGATGGATGGGGTAACCGTCCCGAGCTGTACACCAACACTTGCCGATGCCTTCTGCGTCTGATACCCAAGCAGGTCAAAAGAGGCTGCAAGGCCTGCAGAGGTCCTGACAGGAATCTCGTCCTCAAAATGAGGAATGGAAAGGTAGAGGGACGGGGTGAGGGAGACCGAGTAGAACTGACCCTGTGATGCAGAGAATGCAGGGAAGATGGTGAAAAGCAAGATGATCAACGCATATGCAGTTCTTCTCATACGTCCAGTATACAGAAAAACACGATTGTGCCTATTCCCCAGTCGGGGAAAGCGGATGTTTTGCAATGGATTCCCCATCGACATACTCCCTGATTCTGCTGCTTCTCACCCCAAGTGTCACCATCTGTGTCTTGGGACGGTAGCTGCTGTGGCAGAGAATGGTATGTCCTTCCCAGCTGCAAGCGAGCCGGTAATGGTCTCCCTGGAATTCACAGCTTTGCACCTCGGCCTGCTTGAAACTCAGGTGGGGCAAGTACTCGGCAAGGGGGAGGTTCCTATCATCCTGAACCATGACATGCTCAGGCCTGAAGAAAATGGTATGTTTGCCTTCGAGCGGCTTGAAGACGAACGGCTCGGAGGAAGAGCCGGGATTGACCAACGTTTTGGGAATGATGCTGTACGGCAAGGTGGTACCTTCTCCCATGAACGTCGCAACAAACAGACTGGCAGGATTGTGGTAGATGTCCTCTCCCTTTCCCTCCTGCATGACCCTACCCGCATGCATGACGATGATGCGGTCAGCAATGGATAGGGCTTCTTCCTGGTCGTGGGTGACATAGACAGTGGTGATGCCGGTCTCGTCATGGATCCTGCGAATCTCCTCACGCAGGTGTTTCCTCAGCTTTGCATCAAGGGCCGACAGCGGTTCATCAAGCAAGAGAAGCTGGGGGTCGGAGGCAAGGGCACGGGCCAAGGCAACCCGCTGACGCTCACCGCCACTCAACTCCTGGCTGCGTCGCTTCTGGTATCCCTCCAGAGCCACCAATGAGAGCAGGCGTGCAACCCGCTCCTTTCGTTTGGCCCTGTTGAGCTTGCGAATCTTCAGTGGATAGGCGATGTTCTGTTCCACATTCATATGGGGAAACAGGGCATAATCCTGAAAGACCATTGCTATGTGACGCTGGTGGACAGGTTTCTGTCCAATATCCTGCCCATTGAGAAGAAGGCTGCCTCCCTCCTGTGGCAAGAGACCGGCGATCAACTGCAGCGTGGTGCTCTTGCCGCAGCCCGAAGGTCCGATGATGCAGGCAAGCTCCCCGGCTTGCACCGTGAACTGTGCATCGAGGGTGAAATCCTTGTAGGAAGCCTTCAGGGAACAGGTAAGCCCATTATCGGCCATAGGTGCCTCCCTTGGCGAATTCGCTGACGATAAAGACAATGGTACATACGCCGATCAGGATGGTACCCAAAGCACAAGCGCCTTGGAAGTTGTACGAACCGATCAGGCGATACATAACGATGGGAAGGGTGGTGATGGAGCTGTTTGCAAGCGTCAGGGTTGCATTGAACTCTCCCATGCTCAGGGCAAAAGCAAAGATGGCTCCGGTGAAGATGGCCCCTTTGAGCAAAGGCAATTCGATCTGCAGAAAGGTCCTGATCCGGCCTGCTCCCAGGGTGAGGGAGCTGTGCATATAGGAGAGGGGAATCTTGCGATACTCAGGAAGGATGGTTCTCAGGACAAAAGGAATAGCGATCACCAGATGGGCCAAGACCACCAGGACATACCCCAATGGCAGTCCTCCCCGAAGTCGGGAAGAGATGAGATAGTATCCCAAACCGATGATTACCGAGCTGACGGTCATCGGAAGCATTCCCAGCAGTTCCAGAAAGCTCTGTTTTGATTCACGCCTTCTGATGGCGATGCACATGCTCAACGCAACGGGGATGGTGCACAGGGCGACCAGCAAGGCAATGAGGGTGCTGTTGGTCAAGGCTCCCAAGGCTGAACCCATGTGGCCGGTCGCTCGCTCCAGACTGAGCAGTTGCCGGTACCACTTCAAGCTGAATGATTCTGCAGCAGAACGTGATGAGCTCGCCATGAAGGAACGGATGACCACCGAGACGATCGGTCCCAGGATGAAGAGGAATGAGGAGAGTGTGTAGAGAAGGGCAAGCAGTTTTCCCAGGAGCGTAGCTGGCCGCTTCTCAATGATGCGTTTGGAGTTCTGGTATGTCTCGCTTCTGGCAAGTCTTCTCTGGCTCGCGTTGTACCAGATCAGCAACAAGGTTGTGGTGAGGATGGAGAAGAGCGAAAGGGCAGCTGCAGCTCCACTGTTGCCAAGCATTCTTGCTTGCCGATAAATCTCCACCTCCATGGTGGTGTATTGGGGTCCGCCACCCAGCACCAGGATGATGGCGAAACTATTGAAGCAGAAAAGAAAGACCAGTGATGCTGCACTGATAATGGCAGGAAGGAGCCGTGGGAGCGTGACCTTGAGGAAGGTTTGCACCTTGTTTGCACCCAAGGTCTGGCTGGCAGCTTCACAGTTTGCGTCAAGGTGTTCCCAATAGGAAGAGACCAGACTCATGATGATCGGGAAGTTGTAGAACGTATGGGCAAGGATGATGGCCTTGAACGAGTACAATATTTTCAGAGGCGGCTCTGAAAGATTGAACAGCGACATGAGCAGGCCGTTCAGAAATCCATTGTTTCCAAAGAAGATTACGAAACCCAACACAACCAGGATGGATGGGATGACGAACGGAATTGCACTGAGTGCAAGGATGAGCCGTTTTCCCCTGAACGAGTAGGTGGCGATGAGATAGGCTCCCGGTAGTGCCACCAAGAGCGAGAAGAGCGTGGATAGGCTAGCCTGCAAGAGGGTGAAAAGCATGATTTTCACCGTGTAAGAGTCAGTGAAGACCTCCAGCACACGGAGGAAGGTAAGTCCCTCCTCCGTGATGAAGGCCGAAGAGAGCGTGAAGAAAAGCGGTACAAAGAACAACAGCAGCAAAACCACTACGGACGGTAGGGGCACTATGCGATAGAAACGCTTGTACTGCAAGTTGTTGGCTTTTCTCATCTACTCATTACCTGTGTCCATTCAGTAAGCCATCTATCGAGGTTTTTTGCAAGTATTTCTGAGCTCATGGACAAGCTCTTTTCCGGTTTCGGGGCCCAATCGAAGGCTTCGGGAAGCTCAACCGTCTTATTGACCGGATACATGGAGTTTGCCAAGGCGATGCCCAGCTGTGCATCGGAGAGCAAAAAGTCGATGAACTGCTTGGCCTCCGCCTTTTTCTTGCTCGATGCCAGCAGGCCGACTCCTTCAAAGGTGGTGCTATGCCCTTCACTGAAGAGAAGGGTCTGGTAGCGGGTGGTATCCTCGTAGGTGACATGGTAGACAGGGCTGGTAGTGTAGCTGAGTACCAAAGGCGCTTCCCCTTCGGTGAAGAGCCCGTAGGCACTGGACCAGCCATCGGTAATGGTAAGGGCATTCTCCTTCATTGCTTCCCACCAAGCAAGGTAGTTTTCCTCGCCGAAAGCCTCAATGGTCCAGAGCAGCAAGCCAAGTCCGACTGAGGATGTCCGGGGGTCGATCAGGATGACCTTGCCCTTGTACTTGCTCTCGGTAAGGGAGGCAAGGCTTGCCGGCCGCTCATCTTCAGCGAGGCGCTCGGTATCGACCACAAAGGCAAAGTTGCCGTAATCGAACGGAAGCAGGCGATGCCGCTCGTCAAACTGGAGGGAAGCGGGTATGGAATCCAAAACAGGACTCTTGTACGGCTCAAGCAACTTGGCGTCGTAGATCTTCTGGGCCATGTCGTCGGTGATGCCGACCACAACGTCCGCCCAGGGATTCGCCTTTTCGCTGATCACCTTGGTCATCATTTCCACCGCATCACCGGCACTGACCAGATTCACCTTGATTCCGCTCTGTTTCTCAAATTCCTCGACCAGCGCAGGGCCTGGGCCCCAGTCTCCACAGAACGCATCATAGGCGTAGACAACGAGTTCTGCGCTCTGTTCTTGCGCACCTTGGGCGAACAAGGGAACAATGAGGGTGAGAATGGCGACCATTACACACACGAACTGATGCTTTTTCATAAGCACCTCCATAAATGTTAGTCTGCCATGGGGATAATTTTTTTTGAGAAGTGACTGTCTCCCTCCGCTGGTATTATCCAGATCAGGTTAACGGGTGTAATCTCAGGCCATCAGGCCACCCCAGGACACGTTCAGACTACCCAGAAGCGCAGTATGTGTCAACCCAGGTTGAGTTGACCCACGCTCCTGCCTCATGTACAGTATCGGTATGAAGAGCCTCGCCCTCGCCAAGACGGTTTCTGATCTCGATGCACAAGCCCAAAACACTGCGTGTTTGCCCGCCCTTGTCCTCATGGAGAGTGCAGGGCTTCAGATATTTGAGGCTTGGAAGCACGAACTGGAATCCCCTGATCGCCTTGTCTTCTTGTGTGGAAGCGGAAACAATGGAGGCGATGCACTGGTGGTAGCCCGCTATGCTTGGAACGCCGGGTATACCAACTCTCTCCTTGTGCTCCTTCCCAAGCAAGGGTCATCCTCCTATCAGCAGCAGCGTGCCATCGTCCAATCCTATGGGTTTGAGACGCTTGTCTGGGAACCTGACCAACATACGCGGGTACAGGATGAGCTGAATGCAGCCGCATGGATTGTGGATGGGCTCTTTGGGACCGGGCTCAGCGGTGAGCTGCGTGGAGATGCCAGACTTCTGGTGGAATTTGCCAATGCAAGCCAGGCAAAGAAATTGGCCATAGATATCCCTTCAGGTCTCGGTGATGAGGTTCCTGCCAGCTCTTTGCATTTCCATGCAGACCTTACGGTGACCATGGGCTTGGAAAAACTGGCAATGTTCCATCCCGCAAGCCGGGCATCCTGTGGACGAATTGTCACGGTCAACCCTACGTTTCCTCCCTTTCTCATGGAAAAGGCTCCTTCTGCGGCCTTGCTGTGCGACCGGACCAAGGCTTGCATTGCACCCCTTGCTTCGCGCGAGTACAAGAACAGCAGGGGTCATGTGGCAGTCTTCAGTCTCAGTGAGCACTACACAGGAGCTGCCCGATTGGCGGCACGCGCCTGTTTCTTTGCCCGCTCAGGTCTGGTCACCCTCTATTGTGATCGCGAAGTCCTTCCGATTGCAGCAAGCGAGGCTCCCTCCCTTATGGTAAAGACCTATGAGGGACAGGATCTTCCGTCCTATGATGCAAT includes:
- the uvrB gene encoding excinuclease ABC subunit UvrB; protein product: MNKPFKVVSPYEPSGDQAEAIQALSAGIVQGDTFQTLKGVTGSGKTYTMAKIIEQVQRPTLVLSHNKTLAAQLYREFKSFFPENAVEYFVSTYDYYQPEAYVPGKDLYIEKDADINQEIDRLRLSASFSLMERRDVIVVATVSCIFGLANPVSIRDMVFTFEKGQAFHHHDVLEQLVRMQYERNDAILKRGSFRVRGDVIEICPSYLENAVRISIDWDEIASIQWFDPVSGEKQEMVDSYTLYPAKQFVMPQEQVKAAISRIRSEMEDQVEFFTSSGKPLEAERIKTRVEYDLEMLEEIGYCSGIENYSRPLSDRKAGERPAVLLDYFPPDFVTFIDESHVTLPQVGAMYEGDRSRKLNLVNYGFRLPSALDNRPLKASEFEQVVKQRVFVSATPGKIELEKSARVVEQVIRPTGLLDPEIDVRPTEGQMEDLYGEIRKVIAKKQRILVTTLTKKMSEDLTDYFASLGLKVRYLHSEIETIERVELLRDLRLGVFDVLVGINLLREGLDLPEVSLIAILDADKIGFLRSATSLVQIIGRAARNSEGRVIMYADRMSYAMEEAIGETNRRRAIQTAYNEEHGITPTTIVKAVQDIIEREREETKEIQKQDLTILKGGFNLLNANDRKKYIKALEKEMLEAAKNLEFERAAIIRDEMQAVRDGHYIS
- a CDS encoding ABC transporter ATP-binding protein, which produces MADNGLTCSLKASYKDFTLDAQFTVQAGELACIIGPSGCGKSTTLQLIAGLLPQEGGSLLLNGQDIGQKPVHQRHIAMVFQDYALFPHMNVEQNIAYPLKIRKLNRAKRKERVARLLSLVALEGYQKRRSQELSGGERQRVALARALASDPQLLLLDEPLSALDAKLRKHLREEIRRIHDETGITTVYVTHDQEEALSIADRIIVMHAGRVMQEGKGEDIYHNPASLFVATFMGEGTTLPYSIIPKTLVNPGSSSEPFVFKPLEGKHTIFFRPEHVMVQDDRNLPLAEYLPHLSFKQAEVQSCEFQGDHYRLACSWEGHTILCHSSYRPKTQMVTLGVRSSRIREYVDGESIAKHPLSPTGE
- a CDS encoding NAD(P)H-hydrate epimerase, whose product is MKSLALAKTVSDLDAQAQNTACLPALVLMESAGLQIFEAWKHELESPDRLVFLCGSGNNGGDALVVARYAWNAGYTNSLLVLLPKQGSSSYQQQRAIVQSYGFETLVWEPDQHTRVQDELNAAAWIVDGLFGTGLSGELRGDARLLVEFANASQAKKLAIDIPSGLGDEVPASSLHFHADLTVTMGLEKLAMFHPASRASCGRIVTVNPTFPPFLMEKAPSAALLCDRTKACIAPLASREYKNSRGHVAVFSLSEHYTGAARLAARACFFARSGLVTLYCDREVLPIAASEAPSLMVKTYEGQDLPSYDAILAGPGWGSGREALLQTLFGTGTPLVLDADGIRCYAHLLKQGMEISHGPLILTPHLGELKALCEAVSLPPGVLDTPRSFFSALEELSHRLHATLVVKSSLVHVASEKEKVIVIEGLNPSLGVGGSGDVLGGIIAALLAKLKDPVLCAVEGALIHQDAGRKAQLACGYYDSETLLNFVGKAVEEAEA
- a CDS encoding caspase family protein; this translates as MSRHLPKLILLLLILTLVFSSCELFWEKPMEGDVYAIMVALDYENSSQSDLAGTIPDAEELFFALTAVTSKADRAFHGYKFLQEGAGYDSSSTTHDIGGTPISDYPSITNIENAIAQLATITKDEDLILFTYSGHGGADGSIALAPMNSGDTAYTYLTTTLLTRLSAVKGKKLVILDSCYSGIPIPESSSSLSLVYENSINDWFNQYWSSEDYTIPDIFLLTAAADTESWEISVAGHKHGDFTLTLLEGLGWPDPHPTISANPTTVDAVSQPRALKGSVLTVDSLYSYIKDHQTYPIRSTLFWPRTNVQHPMTNGGAMDMILFRF
- a CDS encoding caspase family protein translates to MYRYALLFLYLILMLGCELCYPSPTRGKVFHLGIGLSYAGTDVRVLRGTLNDAREQRKAFSSLYTERSFTSSMLLQEGLVCSDGSIGYDKTTNPSLPTKERVLSALEALVEDMNQDDLLIVTYSGHGHTDGSWVLAPSYDDGKIFTDTGELDESVLLSVQELSALLGQARGKVLLLIDSCYAGAFITESDASLSAIPENPDFLYKLYAAYFSKQEREAPFFVMAATTRDNTSKEPHYGSPIHGYFTQALLEGLGWDEQQQLLVTRKEYLDLDKLYHFVCEHQKIPTEGENPVFYQHPTITGGAMSLVLDY
- a CDS encoding iron ABC transporter permease, whose protein sequence is MRKANNLQYKRFYRIVPLPSVVVLLLLFFVPLFFTLSSAFITEEGLTFLRVLEVFTDSYTVKIMLFTLLQASLSTLFSLLVALPGAYLIATYSFRGKRLILALSAIPFVIPSILVVLGFVIFFGNNGFLNGLLMSLFNLSEPPLKILYSFKAIILAHTFYNFPIIMSLVSSYWEHLDANCEAASQTLGANKVQTFLKVTLPRLLPAIISAASLVFLFCFNSFAIILVLGGGPQYTTMEVEIYRQARMLGNSGAAAALSLFSILTTTLLLIWYNASQRRLARSETYQNSKRIIEKRPATLLGKLLALLYTLSSFLFILGPIVSVVIRSFMASSSRSAAESFSLKWYRQLLSLERATGHMGSALGALTNSTLIALLVALCTIPVALSMCIAIRRRESKQSFLELLGMLPMTVSSVIIGLGYYLISSRLRGGLPLGYVLVVLAHLVIAIPFVLRTILPEYRKIPLSYMHSSLTLGAGRIRTFLQIELPLLKGAIFTGAIFAFALSMGEFNATLTLANSSITTLPIVMYRLIGSYNFQGACALGTILIGVCTIVFIVSEFAKGGTYGR
- a CDS encoding thiamine ABC transporter substrate binding subunit, which encodes MKKHQFVCVMVAILTLIVPLFAQGAQEQSAELVVYAYDAFCGDWGPGPALVEEFEKQSGIKVNLVSAGDAVEMMTKVISEKANPWADVVVGITDDMAQKIYDAKLLEPYKSPVLDSIPASLQFDERHRLLPFDYGNFAFVVDTERLAEDERPASLASLTESKYKGKVILIDPRTSSVGLGLLLWTIEAFGEENYLAWWEAMKENALTITDGWSSAYGLFTEGEAPLVLSYTTSPVYHVTYEDTTRYQTLLFSEGHSTTFEGVGLLASSKKKAEAKQFIDFLLSDAQLGIALANSMYPVNKTVELPEAFDWAPKPEKSLSMSSEILAKNLDRWLTEWTQVMSR